The Gemella haemolysans genome includes a region encoding these proteins:
- a CDS encoding ATP-dependent Clp protease ATP-binding subunit, whose amino-acid sequence MYIRFNETALMVLTTAKEEANDFGVKAVGTEHLLLAMLSMNNTLACKTLNKYGVYYDDFRKNVVDFYEAELEGTDFYRNVLMKIDYTNGAVRTIEKSQQFADDTSSFVVTSEHLLLSLLNEKTGTAVRLLTDKLGVNVDALITELFELLKQSQGLLSKLFDGFKKLEAPEDSSAKTKTLNSLAKDLTKDAFNNKLDPVLARDKEITRMIEILNRRTKNNPVLIGEPGVGKTAIVEGLAERIVSQNVPSNLLGKRVMVLDMGTLLAGTKYRGEFEERLKNIITEIEDAGDIILFIDEIHTIIGAGGTEGSADASNILKPALSRGLIQCIGATTTEEYRKYFEKDAALERRFQPIKVEEPNTEDSIKILEGLRHKYEEHHNVEILDEALDAAVKLSTTYITDRCLPDKAIDLIDEACSKVKLRFYKSPEKLKEYEDELSRLNKEKDRAVINQEFEIAAKKRDEVNQVISKIEQFKISWQDSLSKDKIKISADHVAEVLAAWTGVPVTKLTETESERLLKLEEILHKRVIGQDEAVVSLAKAVRRARSGFKAPNRPIGSFIFLGPTGVGKTELAKSLSEALFSSEDNMIRIDMSEYMEPHSISRLVGAPPGYVGYEEAGQLSEQVRQKPYSVVLFDEIEKAHPSIFNILLQVLDDGRLTDASGRVVDFKNTIIIMTSNVGVSELNDQKFVGFGGSESIKNDYKNVQNTMMEALKKQYRPEFLNRIDDIIVFKTLEKEELEKISELLIDGLSKRLADRDITIKLTKKAMAKIVEDGSIKEYGARPLKRSIQKNIEDLLSEELLRNPDLTGTINIDYKNDNFVVKKTKR is encoded by the coding sequence ATGTACATAAGATTTAATGAAACAGCCCTTATGGTGCTAACGACAGCAAAAGAAGAAGCTAATGATTTTGGTGTTAAGGCTGTAGGGACTGAACACTTACTATTAGCTATGTTGAGTATGAATAATACATTAGCATGTAAAACACTTAATAAATATGGTGTTTATTATGATGACTTCAGAAAAAACGTAGTAGACTTTTATGAAGCGGAATTAGAAGGTACTGATTTTTATCGCAATGTTCTAATGAAAATAGATTATACTAATGGAGCTGTTAGAACTATAGAAAAAAGTCAACAGTTTGCAGATGATACATCTAGTTTTGTAGTTACAAGTGAGCACTTACTGTTATCTTTACTTAATGAAAAAACAGGGACTGCTGTTCGTTTATTAACTGACAAGTTAGGAGTTAATGTTGATGCGTTAATTACGGAACTATTTGAATTATTAAAACAAAGCCAGGGGTTACTGTCTAAATTATTCGATGGATTTAAAAAATTAGAAGCACCAGAAGATAGTTCAGCAAAAACTAAAACACTAAATTCATTAGCTAAGGATTTAACAAAAGATGCCTTTAATAATAAATTAGACCCTGTTTTAGCTCGTGATAAAGAAATTACTCGAATGATAGAGATACTAAATAGACGTACTAAGAATAATCCGGTATTAATTGGAGAACCTGGGGTTGGAAAAACAGCTATTGTTGAAGGTTTAGCGGAAAGAATAGTATCTCAAAATGTTCCTAGTAATTTATTGGGTAAGAGAGTTATGGTTCTAGATATGGGAACTTTACTTGCAGGTACTAAATATCGTGGTGAATTCGAAGAAAGATTAAAAAATATCATTACTGAAATTGAAGATGCAGGAGATATTATTTTATTCATCGATGAAATCCATACGATAATTGGTGCTGGAGGAACTGAAGGTAGTGCTGATGCATCAAACATCTTAAAACCAGCATTATCACGTGGTTTAATTCAATGTATAGGAGCTACAACTACTGAAGAATATAGAAAATATTTTGAAAAAGATGCAGCTTTAGAACGTAGATTCCAACCGATTAAAGTTGAAGAACCAAATACAGAAGATTCAATTAAAATTCTAGAAGGATTACGCCATAAATATGAAGAACATCATAATGTAGAAATTTTAGATGAAGCTTTAGATGCAGCGGTTAAGTTAAGTACAACTTATATTACTGATAGATGTTTACCAGATAAAGCAATTGACCTTATCGATGAAGCTTGTTCTAAAGTTAAACTAAGATTTTATAAATCTCCAGAGAAATTAAAAGAATATGAAGATGAATTAAGTCGTTTAAATAAAGAAAAAGATAGAGCTGTAATTAATCAAGAATTTGAAATAGCAGCTAAAAAACGTGATGAAGTTAACCAAGTAATTAGTAAAATTGAACAATTTAAAATTTCTTGGCAAGACAGTTTATCAAAAGATAAAATAAAAATTAGTGCTGATCATGTAGCTGAAGTTCTAGCAGCTTGGACTGGGGTACCTGTTACTAAATTAACAGAAACAGAAAGTGAAAGACTTCTAAAATTAGAAGAAATTCTACACAAACGAGTTATTGGACAAGATGAAGCTGTAGTAAGTCTAGCTAAAGCGGTTAGAAGAGCGAGAAGCGGATTTAAAGCACCTAATAGACCAATAGGAAGTTTTATTTTCTTAGGACCTACAGGTGTAGGGAAAACAGAACTTGCGAAAAGCTTATCTGAAGCATTATTTAGTTCAGAAGATAATATGATTCGTATTGATATGAGTGAATATATGGAACCACACTCAATTAGTAGACTTGTTGGAGCTCCTCCAGGTTATGTAGGATATGAAGAAGCGGGACAATTGTCTGAACAAGTTCGTCAAAAACCATATTCTGTAGTATTATTTGATGAAATTGAAAAAGCTCATCCATCTATCTTTAATATTTTATTACAAGTATTAGATGATGGACGTTTAACAGATGCCTCAGGTCGTGTAGTAGATTTCAAAAATACTATTATTATCATGACTTCGAACGTTGGAGTGAGTGAACTAAATGATCAAAAATTTGTAGGATTTGGTGGAAGTGAATCTATCAAAAATGATTATAAAAATGTTCAAAATACTATGATGGAAGCATTGAAAAAACAATATCGCCCAGAATTTTTAAATAGAATAGATGATATTATTGTCTTCAAAACTCTTGAAAAAGAAGAATTAGAAAAAATTTCAGAGTTATTAATTGATGGATTATCTAAGCGATTAGCAGATAGAGATATTACTATTAAACTTACTAAGAAAGCTATGGCTAAAATCGTTGAAGACGGTAGTATAAAAGAATATGGAGCTCGTCCATTGAAACGTAGTATTCAAAAAAATATTGAAGACTTATTAAGTGAAGAACTATTAAGAAATCCAGATTTAACTGGAACTATTAATATTGATTATAAAAATGATAATTTTGTTGTAAAGAAAACTAAGAGGTAA
- a CDS encoding CtsR family transcriptional regulator yields the protein MNNNMTDILEQYIMNLFNEATEDHIIIKRSNVAQKFDCVPSQLNYVIKTRFTPEHGFIIESKRGGGGFIRITKITLHKNKDYIDYLIETIDNEILEVDEAMRIAKILLEKEYIDKFDYNHFIDSVEIVTEVHNQFLEHIDDNSAEEMISKTKANLKDLTIRFLTNIKYNKRG from the coding sequence ATGAATAATAATATGACAGATATTCTTGAACAATATATTATGAACTTATTTAATGAGGCAACAGAAGATCATATAATTATTAAAAGAAGTAATGTCGCACAAAAATTTGACTGTGTACCATCCCAATTAAATTATGTAATAAAAACGAGATTTACTCCGGAACATGGATTTATTATAGAAAGTAAACGTGGAGGGGGAGGATTTATTAGGATTACTAAAATAACCCTTCACAAAAATAAAGATTACATAGACTATTTAATTGAGACAATAGATAATGAAATTTTAGAGGTAGATGAAGCTATGAGAATAGCTAAAATTCTACTTGAAAAAGAATACATAGATAAATTTGATTACAATCATTTTATAGATAGCGTAGAGATTGTTACAGAAGTGCATAATCAGTTCTTAGAGCATATTGATGATAATAGTGCTGAAGAGATGATTTCTAAAACAAAAGCAAATTTAAAAGATTTAACAATAAGATTTTTAACAAATATAAAATATAATAAGAGAGGATAA
- a CDS encoding nucleobase:cation symporter-2 family protein encodes MKTFISSLQHVLAMYAGAVIVPIIVAGGLGLSAEQTTYLVSVDIFMCGVATFLQVYKGKFTGIGLPVVLGCTFTAVAPMIAIGNSSGLPTMYGAIFVSGLVVVLIAPFFAKVAKLFPPVVTGSVVTIIGITLVPVAMNYIAGGQGSKDFGNPKNILLACITLAIILVIYKFTTGFIQSIAILLGLVSGTIIASFMGLVSLSEVSQAGWFQHPTPFKFTGFEFNMSAILTFVIVGIVSMIESTGVYYALGNICNQEVKEPDLRRGYLAEGLAVMIGSLVNAFPYTTYSQNVGLVQISGVKSKKVMYVMVLLLLVFGSIPKIGALATIVPQPVLGGAMISMFGMVLAYGVKMLGNTDFAKQENLMIIACSVGLGLGVTTAPTAFSQLPSFIRMFTDSGIVLGTIVAIVMNLIFNRKSKLNN; translated from the coding sequence TTGAAAACTTTTATATCAAGTTTACAACACGTACTAGCAATGTACGCAGGAGCAGTTATTGTTCCGATAATTGTGGCTGGTGGATTAGGTCTTTCAGCAGAACAAACAACTTATTTGGTGTCAGTTGATATTTTCATGTGTGGGGTAGCAACATTCCTACAAGTATATAAAGGAAAATTTACAGGTATTGGTTTACCTGTTGTTCTTGGATGTACTTTTACTGCAGTAGCACCGATGATAGCTATAGGTAATAGTTCTGGGTTGCCAACTATGTATGGAGCTATTTTCGTTTCTGGATTAGTAGTAGTTTTAATAGCTCCATTCTTTGCAAAGGTGGCTAAATTATTCCCTCCAGTTGTTACAGGAAGTGTAGTTACGATTATTGGTATTACTTTAGTGCCTGTTGCGATGAACTATATTGCAGGTGGACAAGGATCAAAAGATTTTGGGAATCCAAAAAATATTTTATTAGCATGTATCACTTTAGCAATTATTTTAGTAATATATAAATTCACTACAGGATTTATTCAATCAATAGCTATTCTTCTAGGTTTAGTATCTGGTACAATTATTGCTAGTTTTATGGGGTTGGTGAGTTTATCAGAAGTATCACAAGCGGGTTGGTTCCAGCATCCAACACCATTTAAATTTACTGGTTTTGAATTTAACATGAGTGCTATTTTAACATTTGTTATAGTGGGGATTGTTAGTATGATTGAATCAACTGGTGTATATTATGCCCTAGGAAATATTTGTAATCAAGAAGTTAAAGAACCAGATTTACGAAGAGGGTACTTAGCTGAAGGTTTAGCTGTAATGATAGGTTCATTAGTAAATGCATTCCCGTATACAACTTATTCTCAAAATGTAGGGCTTGTGCAAATTTCAGGTGTTAAGAGTAAAAAAGTGATGTATGTAATGGTGCTTTTACTACTAGTTTTTGGATCTATTCCAAAAATCGGAGCTTTAGCTACAATCGTACCTCAACCAGTATTAGGGGGAGCGATGATTAGTATGTTTGGTATGGTACTTGCGTATGGGGTTAAGATGTTAGGTAATACAGATTTTGCGAAACAGGAAAATCTTATGATAATAGCTTGTTCAGTTGGATTAGGACTTGGTGTTACTACAGCACCAACAGCATTTTCACAATTACCAAGCTTTATTCGTATGTTTACGGATAGTGGTATTGTACTAGGAACAATAGTTGCTATTGTAATGAATTTAATATTTAATAGAAAATCAAAATTAAATAATTAA
- a CDS encoding dihydroorotate oxidase yields the protein MLKTNFLDVELSNPLMNASGVHCMTIEELDELANSEAGAFVTKTATRDYRAGNPEPRYYDTNLGSINSMGLPNNGLDYYLDYVIERQKSGAKLQFLSVTGMSYEENVGLLKKIQESEYEGVTEFNLSCPNVPGKPQIAYDFELTDKLLAEVFTFFTKPLGVKLPPYFDIAHFDEMAKILNKYPLTYVNSVNSVGNGLYIDLDKEQVVIKPKGGFGGLGGEYIKPTALANVRAFRERLNPSIKIIGTGGVINGKDVFEHILCGADLVQVGTTLHKEGVSVFSRLTKELQEIMKEKGYSSLEDFRGKLKVID from the coding sequence ATGTTAAAAACAAACTTTTTAGATGTAGAATTATCTAATCCGTTAATGAATGCATCAGGGGTACACTGTATGACTATCGAGGAATTAGATGAATTAGCTAATAGTGAAGCGGGGGCTTTTGTTACAAAAACTGCAACTAGAGACTATAGAGCAGGTAATCCTGAACCAAGATATTATGATACAAATTTAGGAAGTATTAATTCAATGGGATTACCAAATAATGGTTTAGATTATTATTTAGACTATGTTATTGAGCGTCAAAAATCTGGAGCAAAATTACAGTTTTTATCAGTTACTGGTATGAGTTATGAAGAGAATGTTGGTTTATTAAAGAAAATTCAAGAGAGCGAATATGAAGGGGTCACAGAGTTTAATTTGTCATGTCCGAATGTTCCTGGGAAACCTCAGATTGCTTATGATTTTGAACTTACAGATAAATTATTAGCTGAGGTATTCACATTCTTTACAAAACCACTAGGTGTTAAATTACCACCATATTTTGACATTGCACATTTTGATGAAATGGCAAAAATTCTTAATAAATATCCACTTACGTATGTAAATAGCGTAAATAGTGTAGGTAATGGTTTATATATTGATTTAGATAAAGAACAAGTAGTTATTAAACCAAAAGGTGGATTTGGTGGTCTTGGTGGAGAATATATTAAACCAACAGCATTAGCCAATGTTCGTGCATTTAGAGAAAGATTAAATCCAAGTATAAAAATTATTGGAACTGGTGGAGTTATTAATGGTAAAGATGTATTCGAACATATTCTATGTGGTGCAGATTTAGTTCAAGTAGGAACAACTTTACATAAAGAGGGAGTTTCAGTATTTTCTAGATTAACTAAAGAACTACAAGAAATCATGAAAGAAAAAGGATACTCAAGTTTAGAGGACTTTAGAGGTAAGCTAAAAGTAATAGATTAG
- a CDS encoding DUF302 domain-containing protein, whose product MEKYLINDEFKNIKSKVDEYLEKNNIHQFLNINQGEYARNVDLELEDIQYVVFGNPKVGTLLMQDDLYLSFNLPLKLLLIKREDKTEVLYEKPTSWLKENHSDRIKEILPKMDNLYLDIINYIEA is encoded by the coding sequence ATGGAAAAATATCTAATTAATGACGAATTTAAAAATATAAAATCGAAAGTAGATGAATATTTAGAAAAAAATAATATTCACCAATTTCTAAATATTAACCAAGGTGAATACGCTAGAAACGTTGATTTAGAATTAGAGGATATTCAATATGTTGTTTTTGGGAATCCAAAAGTTGGAACATTACTAATGCAAGATGACTTATATCTAAGTTTTAACCTACCACTTAAATTATTACTTATTAAGAGAGAAGATAAGACAGAAGTATTATATGAAAAACCTACTTCTTGGTTAAAAGAAAATCATTCTGATAGAATAAAAGAAATATTACCTAAGATGGACAATTTATATTTAGATATAATTAATTATATAGAAGCATAA
- a CDS encoding ABC transporter ATP-binding protein, producing MKNKIKNWFALTNQGATDLIRASILSFLVYFSNMFPAMLLMILVDELLLGNVKSKYLYIVISIVVLIVIYVLLAKEYDALYSATYKESANLRIDIATTLSKLPLAYFSKHNLSDISQTVMKDVEAIEHAMSHAMAKIIGFILFFPIMSILMLVGNIYLGLSIMIPVVLSYSLILVSKKIQLKKQYENFEQLRYNSESFQEAIELQQDIKSFGLGNKIREKLNKDMDISEKLKLKVEMVLFIPLFLSWVVAQGTLVVVIIVGTALYASGSINILYLIGYIFVAMKMKDIVDGLAANTTELFYLDSRIKRIKEIKETQIQKGKEIKLNNFGIELKNVKFGYDKESPVLKDVSFTAKQNEVTALVGVSGCGKTSILKLISRLYDYDDGQIIIDGHDIKEISTDTLYKYVSIVFQDVVLFNTSIMENIRIGRSSATDEEVIAAAKMACCDFIDDLENGYNTIVGENGATLSGGERQRLSIARAFLKDSPIVILDEISAALDVENEKKIQDSLNNLIKNKTVIVISHRLKSIENVDKIIVLDNGIVECQGTHNYLLEHSRVYRKLIERSKAVESFKY from the coding sequence ATGAAAAATAAAATTAAAAATTGGTTTGCTTTAACAAATCAAGGAGCGACTGATTTAATAAGAGCTAGTATTTTATCATTTCTAGTATATTTTTCAAATATGTTTCCTGCTATGTTACTTATGATATTAGTAGATGAACTTTTGTTAGGAAATGTTAAAAGTAAATATCTATATATAGTAATATCAATAGTGGTACTGATTGTTATATATGTACTTTTGGCTAAAGAGTACGATGCATTATATAGTGCAACCTATAAAGAAAGTGCTAATTTAAGAATAGATATAGCTACAACGTTAAGCAAACTTCCACTTGCTTATTTTTCAAAACACAACTTATCAGATATAAGTCAAACTGTTATGAAAGATGTTGAAGCAATAGAGCATGCAATGAGTCATGCAATGGCAAAAATTATAGGATTTATTCTATTTTTCCCAATTATGTCTATACTTATGTTAGTTGGAAATATATATTTAGGTTTATCAATAATGATACCTGTAGTTCTAAGTTATTCTCTAATACTAGTTTCTAAAAAAATTCAATTAAAAAAACAATATGAGAATTTTGAACAACTTCGTTATAATTCTGAAAGTTTCCAAGAAGCGATTGAACTTCAACAAGATATAAAAAGTTTTGGTTTAGGTAATAAGATAAGAGAAAAATTAAATAAAGATATGGATATAAGTGAAAAATTAAAACTTAAAGTGGAAATGGTACTATTTATACCTTTATTTTTATCATGGGTTGTTGCTCAAGGAACTTTAGTAGTCGTAATAATAGTTGGTACAGCACTTTATGCGAGTGGAAGTATTAATATATTATACTTAATTGGTTATATATTCGTTGCGATGAAAATGAAAGATATAGTTGATGGATTGGCTGCTAATACTACAGAGCTATTTTACCTAGATTCTCGTATTAAACGAATCAAAGAGATAAAAGAGACTCAAATTCAAAAAGGTAAAGAAATTAAATTGAATAATTTTGGTATTGAATTAAAAAATGTGAAATTTGGTTATGATAAAGAAAGTCCCGTATTAAAAGATGTCAGTTTTACAGCTAAACAAAATGAAGTTACAGCACTAGTAGGTGTTTCAGGATGTGGTAAAACTAGTATTTTAAAATTAATATCTAGATTATATGATTATGATGATGGACAGATAATTATTGATGGACATGATATAAAAGAAATTTCTACAGATACGCTATATAAATATGTTTCAATCGTCTTCCAAGATGTCGTATTATTCAATACGTCTATTATGGAAAATATAAGAATAGGACGTAGTAGTGCTACTGATGAAGAAGTTATAGCAGCTGCTAAGATGGCTTGTTGCGATTTTATAGATGATTTAGAAAATGGCTACAATACAATAGTTGGTGAAAATGGTGCAACCTTATCTGGAGGAGAAAGACAAAGATTATCGATAGCTAGAGCATTTTTAAAAGATTCTCCAATTGTTATTTTAGATGAAATATCTGCGGCTTTAGATGTGGAAAATGAGAAAAAAATTCAAGATAGTTTAAATAATCTTATAAAAAATAAAACAGTAATTGTTATTTCTCATAGACTTAAATCAATAGAGAATGTAGATAAAATAATAGTCTTAGATAATGGAATAGTTGAGTGCCAAGGAACACATAATTACTTGTTAGAACATTCTAGGGTGTATAGAAAACTAATTGAGAGATCAAAAGCAGTAGAGAGCTTTAAGTATTAA
- a CDS encoding ABC transporter ATP-binding protein — translation MLTVYKKILSYVPKERYLAYIGILLSMLSVVFKVWGYYYLSKFLIEIIVNNNIENAKYYGFCIVGLLIIGITLYGISGLVTHVLGFRLETNLRKYGIEGLSKASFSFFDTHPSGKTRKIIDDNATDTHMIVAHLIPDNAGAILMPILLLILGFLVSIKVGIILIILSIVGGISLSMMTGEKEFMKIYQESLETLSSETVEYVRGIQVIKIFGISVESFKALNTAIKNYSKYSLEYAMSCKRGFVGFQWFFFSFIAMVIPILLLFYNIEDPKMLAVELIMVLFLSGALFVSLMAIMYVSMYAFMGQSVIEKLESIFEEMNSNKLTFGSNNEFENYNITFENVSFGYTDKKIINDLSFSLEENKSYALVGSSGSGKSTIAKLISGFYKVDGGVIKIGDKSISSYTEETLINNIAFVFQNVKLFKTSIYENVKIGKADASYEEVMNAMSLAGCDSILDKFREREQTQIGTKGVYLSGGEKQRIAIARAILKDAKIIIMDEASAAVDPENEYELQRAFSNLIKNKTVIMIAHRLPSIRNVDEILVMDNGNIIERGTDRELMALDGEYKKLQSLYNKANEWRVNYEK, via the coding sequence ATGTTAACAGTATATAAAAAAATTTTATCTTATGTTCCTAAAGAACGATACTTGGCATATATAGGGATTTTATTATCTATGTTGTCAGTAGTATTCAAAGTATGGGGATATTATTATTTAAGTAAGTTTTTAATTGAAATAATTGTTAATAATAATATAGAAAATGCTAAGTATTATGGATTTTGTATAGTTGGTTTACTAATTATTGGTATTACATTATATGGAATTTCTGGATTAGTAACACATGTATTAGGATTTAGATTGGAAACAAATCTTAGAAAATATGGAATTGAAGGATTATCAAAAGCGAGCTTTAGTTTTTTTGATACTCATCCTTCAGGAAAAACTAGAAAAATAATAGATGATAATGCAACGGATACACATATGATTGTAGCACATTTAATACCTGATAATGCTGGAGCTATATTAATGCCAATTCTATTATTAATCCTTGGATTTTTAGTTAGTATAAAAGTAGGGATTATTCTGATAATACTGAGTATTGTTGGAGGAATATCTCTATCTATGATGACTGGTGAAAAAGAATTTATGAAGATTTATCAAGAATCTTTAGAAACTTTAAGTAGTGAAACAGTAGAGTATGTTAGAGGAATTCAAGTTATTAAAATTTTTGGTATTAGTGTTGAATCATTTAAAGCCTTAAATACAGCCATAAAAAATTATTCTAAATATTCTTTAGAATATGCTATGTCATGTAAAAGAGGTTTTGTTGGATTTCAATGGTTCTTTTTTAGCTTTATAGCTATGGTAATCCCAATTCTTTTACTGTTTTACAATATTGAAGATCCAAAAATGTTAGCTGTTGAATTGATTATGGTACTGTTTTTAAGCGGTGCACTGTTTGTTTCATTAATGGCAATAATGTATGTATCGATGTATGCATTTATGGGACAGTCTGTCATTGAAAAACTAGAGAGTATTTTTGAAGAAATGAATAGTAATAAATTAACATTTGGTTCTAATAATGAGTTTGAAAATTATAATATTACCTTTGAAAATGTTAGCTTTGGTTATACTGATAAAAAAATTATAAATGATTTGAGTTTCAGTCTAGAAGAAAACAAGAGCTATGCTTTAGTGGGGTCTTCTGGTAGTGGTAAATCTACTATTGCAAAACTAATTTCTGGTTTTTATAAGGTAGATGGTGGAGTTATCAAAATTGGAGATAAAAGTATAAGTTCATATACTGAAGAGACTTTAATTAATAATATTGCTTTTGTTTTTCAAAATGTTAAATTATTTAAAACATCAATATATGAGAATGTTAAAATTGGTAAAGCTGATGCATCGTATGAAGAAGTTATGAATGCCATGAGTTTAGCGGGATGTGATAGTATTCTTGATAAATTCAGAGAAAGAGAACAAACTCAAATAGGTACTAAAGGAGTATATCTATCAGGTGGTGAAAAACAACGAATTGCTATAGCTCGTGCTATTTTAAAAGATGCAAAAATTATTATTATGGATGAAGCTAGTGCAGCAGTAGACCCAGAAAATGAATATGAATTACAGCGCGCATTTTCAAATCTAATAAAAAATAAAACAGTTATTATGATTGCTCATAGATTACCTAGTATTAGAAATGTTGATGAAATATTAGTAATGGATAATGGGAATATTATTGAACGTGGAACTGATAGAGAATTGATGGCTTTAGATGGTGAGTATAAAAAACTCCAAAGTTTATATAATAAAGCAAATGAGTGGAGGGTTAATTATGAAAAATAA
- a CDS encoding GNAT family N-acetyltransferase produces the protein MFIYKTKKFILNNGSECKLVLPDKKYAEDIYKVIVDERLRLAKYLPWVMDMKSVQDEEQFLEYSIEKIHKEEMMMFIILVDENVAGMIDLHNINRSSKRAEVGYWLSEKFEGYGIMTQAVDMIEKYSFNELKLHKLQIRVHPENYKSASVPQRLGYFKEATLVEHEVLNGEYIDLDIFTKLNKYKKVKN, from the coding sequence ATGTTTATTTATAAAACAAAGAAGTTTATTTTAAACAATGGTAGTGAATGTAAACTAGTATTACCTGATAAAAAATATGCTGAAGATATTTATAAAGTAATAGTAGATGAAAGATTAAGACTAGCAAAGTACTTACCTTGGGTAATGGATATGAAATCAGTTCAGGATGAGGAACAATTCCTTGAGTATAGTATAGAAAAAATTCATAAAGAAGAAATGATGATGTTTATTATTCTAGTAGATGAAAATGTGGCAGGAATGATTGACCTTCATAATATAAATAGAAGTTCAAAAAGGGCTGAAGTCGGCTATTGGCTAAGTGAAAAATTCGAAGGTTATGGCATAATGACACAAGCTGTTGATATGATAGAAAAGTATTCTTTTAACGAATTAAAACTACATAAATTACAAATTAGGGTACATCCTGAAAATTATAAGAGTGCAAGTGTTCCTCAACGTTTAGGTTATTTTAAAGAAGCTACACTAGTAGAACACGAAGTATTGAATGGTGAATATATAGACTTAGATATATTCACAAAACTAAATAAGTATAAAAAAGTAAAGAATTGA
- a CDS encoding LLM class flavin-dependent oxidoreductase encodes MKISILNLAPLRQGENFKDAIDAMIRLAKKADELGYERYWIAEHHNMKSVASSATQLLIQRTLDNTSNIRVGSGGVMLPNHSPYIVAEQYGTLETLYPDRVDLGLGRAPGTDYNTARAIRRNTNREMDFKKEVVELSEYFKDKRPVHAYPAAGLDVPLYILGSSTDSAYVAAELGLPYVFASHFAPAMMENAVAIYRHYFKPSEVLSEPYVIIGANAVVADSDEEAKRLSTTQIQSFLNIITSNPQGMVPPVQSEEAVWKNYIATTKVPHFGPIAFEHDEIVDHEKSIVKQMTKISFIGSKETVKKQIADLKRRVGFDELMINSYIYDEEAQHHSYELLKEVVDELENE; translated from the coding sequence ATGAAAATTTCAATTTTAAATTTAGCTCCATTAAGACAAGGAGAAAATTTTAAAGATGCAATAGATGCAATGATTAGATTAGCTAAAAAGGCTGATGAATTAGGATATGAAAGATATTGGATTGCAGAACATCATAATATGAAAAGTGTAGCTAGTAGCGCAACGCAGTTATTAATCCAACGTACACTAGACAACACTAGTAATATTAGAGTAGGTTCGGGTGGTGTGATGTTACCTAATCATAGTCCATATATAGTTGCAGAACAATATGGAACTTTGGAAACTTTATATCCAGATAGAGTTGATTTAGGTTTAGGTCGAGCACCTGGTACAGATTATAATACTGCGCGTGCCATTAGAAGAAATACTAATAGAGAGATGGATTTTAAAAAAGAAGTTGTAGAACTGTCAGAGTATTTTAAAGATAAGCGACCTGTTCATGCATATCCAGCAGCCGGGCTTGATGTTCCATTATATATTCTGGGATCTAGTACTGATAGTGCATATGTAGCTGCTGAACTAGGACTACCTTATGTATTTGCATCGCATTTTGCTCCAGCTATGATGGAAAATGCAGTAGCTATTTATAGACATTACTTTAAACCGTCAGAAGTTTTAAGCGAGCCGTATGTAATTATAGGTGCTAATGCAGTTGTTGCAGATTCTGATGAAGAAGCAAAAAGATTATCAACAACTCAGATTCAATCATTTTTAAATATTATTACAAGTAATCCTCAAGGAATGGTTCCTCCAGTACAATCAGAAGAAGCGGTTTGGAAAAATTATATCGCGACTACGAAGGTTCCACATTTCGGACCAATAGCTTTTGAACACGATGAAATAGTAGATCATGAGAAATCTATAGTTAAACAAATGACTAAAATTTCGTTTATTGGCAGTAAAGAAACAGTAAAAAAACAAATTGCTGATTTAAAACGTAGAGTAGGATTTGATGAGCTTATGATTAATTCATATATTTATGATGAAGAAGCTCAACATCATTCATATGAATTATTAAAAGAAGTTGTAGATGAATTAGAAAACGAATAG